The following proteins are encoded in a genomic region of Arachis stenosperma cultivar V10309 chromosome 4, arast.V10309.gnm1.PFL2, whole genome shotgun sequence:
- the LOC130973182 gene encoding calcium-binding allergen Bet v 3-like, whose amino-acid sequence MGQEKKMTQPSSFRLRSPSLNSIRLRKIFDMFDKNGDDIITVKEISQAMNLLGLEADTAELENLTKSYISPGNEGLAFEDFLKLHESLGEEYFGFMDATNDEEEEEKMKEQEESDLWEAFKVFDENGDGYISARELQVVLGKLGLSEGDEIESVQKMIGSVDINHDGRVDFSEFKNMMRSAIVKK is encoded by the coding sequence ATGGGACAAGAAAAGAAGATGACTCAGCCGTCTTCGTTTAGGCTCAGAAGCCCGAGCCTAAACTCGATCCGGCTGAGAAAGATCTTCGATATGTTTGACAAGAATGGCGATGACATTATCACGGTGAAGGAGATCAGCCAGGCAATGAACCTTCTTGGGCTGGAGGCGGACACGGCGGAGCTAGAGAACTTGACGAAGTCGTATATAAGTCCCGGGAACGAGGGTTTGGCATTCGAGGACTTCTTGAAACTGCATGAATCTCTAGGGGAAGAATACTTCGGGTTCATGGACGCGACAAACGAcgaggaagaggaggagaagatgaAGGAGCAGGAGGAATCGGATCTTTGGGAAGCGTTTAAGGTGTTCGATGAGAATGGTGACGGTTACATATCAGCGAGGGAGCTTCAAGTGGTGTTAGGGAAGTTAGGGTTGTCTGAAGGGGATGAGATTGAGAGTGTTCAGAAGATGATTGGATCTGTTGATATCAACCATGATGGCCGTGTTGATTTCTCTGAGTTCAAGAACATGATGAGATCCGCCATTGTTAAAAAATGA